The Phaeobacter gallaeciensis DSM 26640 genomic sequence CGGTGGCATAGATATGCGGCACGGTGGTCTGGTAGGATTTGCGATCCACGCTGAGGCGACCGCGATGATCCGTCTCCAATCCGACCGCTTCAAGGTTCAGCGCCTCGGTGTTGCCCATACGGCCCGCTGCAAACAGCAACATGTCGCCGCGTACATGGCGCCCATTCTCGAGGCTGACCTCGATATGGCTGCCCTCATCCTCAATCTTGGTGATGGCCGAGCCAAGCCGCAGATCGACACCGTTTTCGCGGATCTGATGGGTGAAATCCTGGATCAGCGTGCTGTCGATGAAATCAAGGAAGGTGTCGCGCGGCTCAATCAAGGTTACGCGCACGTCAAGGGCGGAGAACATGGTGGCATATTCAACGCCGATCACGCCCGCACCAACGACGACCAGTGAGCGGGGGATTTCCTCCATCTCAAGGAATTCATCGCCATCCACCACGGTTTTGCCGTTGAAAGGCACGTAGTCCGGGCGATAGGTCCGCGTGCCGGTGGCGATCAGGAATTTTTCGCCAGTCACACGGGTGGTATCACCTGCCTCGGTTGCGACTTCGACCTCGTTCGGGCCGACAAAACGGGCCAGGCCGGGCAGAACCTCGACGTGATTGCGGTTGAACTGGTGTTCCAGCACGTCGACCTCATGGTCGAGCGTCATATGCAGGCGGGCCTTCAGATCCTCGGCCTGAATCTGATCTTTGACCCGGTAGGCACGTCCATAGAAACTGCGCTCGCGCCAGCCGGAGAGGTTCAGAACGGTTTCACGCAGGGTTTTGGACGGGACGGTGCCGGTGTGGACCGAGACACCGCCCAGCCGGTCCTTACGGTCGATCACCAGCACGCGTCGGTGCAGTTTACCGGCCTGAATAGCCGCAGTCCGCCCAGAGGGACCGGAGCCGATAATGATGAGGTCGTAGTTGTAGTCTGTCATGGTTCAGCCCCGGTACAGCGCTTCGGCATGGAAGGAGACATGATCCTCCATGAAGGTGGAGACGAAGAAATAGCTGTGATCATATCCCGGCTGCATCCGCACTACGGCCTGTTGGCGGCGGCTCGCTGCGGCCTGTGCCAGAGTTTCGGGTTTTAGCAGATCAAGGAATTGATCGGATGTGCCGGTGTCGATCAACACAGGCCCGTCAAAGCCGCTGTCCTGCATCATCAGGGTTGCATCGTGACGCGCCCATGTCGCTTCGTCTGCACCTAGGTATGCGGTCAGCTGTTTGCGGCCCCAATCGCTGGCAGTGGGGTTGCAGATCGGTGCGAAGGCCGACACGGACCGGAACCGGCCGGGCAGGTTCATTGCCATCGTCAGCGCGCCGTGTCCCCCCATGGAATGGCCGGTGATCGACTGGCGGTCCATATCCAGTGCAAACTGCTCCCCCAGGAGGGCAGGCAGTTCTTCGGTGATATAGTCCCACATCTGGAAATGCGAAGCCCAGGGGTCCTGCGTGGCATTCACGTAGAAACCTGCGCCCTGACCCAGATCGTAAGCTTCGTCATCGGCGACACCTTCACCGCGCGGGGAGGTGTCGGGGAACACCATCGCTATGCCTTGTTCTGCACACCAGGCTTGCGCCC encodes the following:
- the sthA gene encoding Si-specific NAD(P)(+) transhydrogenase, whose protein sequence is MTDYNYDLIIIGSGPSGRTAAIQAGKLHRRVLVIDRKDRLGGVSVHTGTVPSKTLRETVLNLSGWRERSFYGRAYRVKDQIQAEDLKARLHMTLDHEVDVLEHQFNRNHVEVLPGLARFVGPNEVEVATEAGDTTRVTGEKFLIATGTRTYRPDYVPFNGKTVVDGDEFLEMEEIPRSLVVVGAGVIGVEYATMFSALDVRVTLIEPRDTFLDFIDSTLIQDFTHQIRENGVDLRLGSAITKIEDEGSHIEVSLENGRHVRGDMLLFAAGRMGNTEALNLEAVGLETDHRGRLSVDRKSYQTTVPHIYATGDVIGHPSLASTSLQQGRVAACHALETPTLPESPWFPYGIYSVPEMSTCGMSEEELQERGIPYEIGIARFRETSRGHIMGLEHGMLKMLFSLKTRRVLGVQIVGEGATELIHIAQAVLNLKGTVDYFVQNTFNYPTLAEAYKIAGLDAFNRMPIPDEFKVKKSDAEKPKPAAKGKSTAKAKPTKAAE
- the fghA gene encoding S-formylglutathione hydrolase, translated to METVSKNAAFGGVQGVYRHASSSTNCDMTFGLFLPEEVADGPVPLLWYLSGLTCTHENAMTKAGAQAWCAEQGIAMVFPDTSPRGEGVADDEAYDLGQGAGFYVNATQDPWASHFQMWDYITEELPALLGEQFALDMDRQSITGHSMGGHGALTMAMNLPGRFRSVSAFAPICNPTASDWGRKQLTAYLGADEATWARHDATLMMQDSGFDGPVLIDTGTSDQFLDLLKPETLAQAAASRRQQAVVRMQPGYDHSYFFVSTFMEDHVSFHAEALYRG